ATCACCTACGTCGCCATGCAGGACTGGAGCCGCGAAACCCTCGCCCTCCAGTTCAACGCCACCATCGCCCGGCGCGACGCCCGCGTCCTCTCCCTCAATCTCCACGCCGGTGCGCGTCAGGCGCGGCACGAGAGTTTCTCTCAGTTGCAAGCGCCCGGCGCGCACTCGGAAATGCTCGCGCTCACCATCGCACACGACACCCAGGAGTTCGACCAGCGCACGCTGCAGATTCATCAGGCACCCAACACCTCCTCGAATCTGCTCTACAAAAACGCCCTCCTCGACCGCGCGAAGACCATCTTCTCCGGCCTGATCGTCGTCGATCCCGACGCCCAGAAGACCGACGCCTACCAGTCGAACCGCAACCTGATGCTCTCCGACGACGCCGAAGCTCACTCGCTCCCCGGTCTCGAGATCCAGGCCAACGACGTCCGCTGCACGCACGGCGCCACGTCCGCCCGCATCCCCGCCGAGCAGGAGTTCTACCTCCAATCGCGCGGCATCCGGAAGGCGCAGGCCGACGAATTGCTCGTGTTCGGTTTCTTCGAGGAAGTCCTCGGCAAACTCGAAAACCAGGAACTCCACGACCGCCTCAGCGAAATCATCCGCGCCAAATTCAAGGAATGAGTTTCGACACAGAGAAAGACCAGAGAACTACAGAGGACACGGAGCACCCAAACTCCTCTTTCCCTACTCTGTGACCTCTGTGTCTCCTCTTTCCATCTCTGTGACTAAATAAGCCAAATGACCAACCGCGAACGCACCCTCTCCCGCGACGTCGTCGCGCACCAGATCCCGTCCGGCGATAAGCAGACGCTCGCCGCCGGCGAGACCGTCCTCATCCACCAAGTTCTCGGTGGCAGCTACACCGTGCAGACCGGCTTCGGCCTCTTCCGCATCAACGGCTCCGACGCCGATGCGCTCGGTGAAGAGGTAAAAGCCTCCAACATCGCCGCCGCCGCCACCGCGGACGGTGCGCCCGAATCCGAGGCCATCTGGCAGCAACTTCGTCAGGTCTACGACCCCGAGATCCCGGTCAACATCGTCGACCTCGGCCTCATTTACTCGATGGAAGTTTCGAAGCAGGACGACGGCGGCCACCGCGTCGACGTCCAGATGACGCTCACCGCGCCTGGCTGCGGCATGGGCCCCGTCATCGCGGAAGACGCGAAGAGCAAAATCCTCCTCGTCCCCGGCGTCAGCGCCGCCGACGTCCGCATCACTTGGGAGCCACCCTGGAATCAGTCCATGATCTCCGAAGAGGGAAAGATGAAGCTCGGCCTCATCTGAGGTTCGGTTCTTCGCTCCTGTAGCGGCGGTGTGCCCGCCGAAAGTCAGGCCGGTCTAAGACCGGCCTTTTATTTTCTCCGCGAATCCCGCGTTGCTCAACCTAACCGCGCGTCGCACCGTCGCGGCATGAACGTCGCCGGACGTCCCTTCCGCACCATCTGGCCCGCCGCTGATGGCGTGAGCGTCGAGATCATCGACCAGACGCAACTGCCGCACGCGTTCGCGATCGCCCGCCTCGCCTCCCTCGAAGACACCGCGCACGCCATCCGCGCCATGCTCGTGCGCGGCGCGCCGCTCATCGGCGCCACCGCCGCGTGGGGTCTGTGGCTCGCGCTCCGCGCCGACGCCTCCGATGCCGCGCTCGCCCACGCCCACGCCACGCTGCTCGCCACGCGTCCCACCGCCGTGAATCTCCGCTGGGCCCTCGACCGCGGACGCGCGCACCTCGCTCCGCTGTCGGCCTCCGCCCGCGCCGACGCCGCCCGCCGTCTCGCGATCGAAATCTGCGACGAGGACGTCGCGCTCAACCGCGGCATCGCCACCGCCGGCCTCCCGCTCATCCGCACCGTCGCCGCGCGCAAATCCGCCGGTCAACCGGTCAACATCCTCACGCACTGCAACGCCGGCTGGCTCGCCGCCGTCGACGTCGGTCTCGCCACTGCGCCGATCTACGCCGCGCACGACGCCGCCATCCCCGTTCACGTCTGGGTCGACGAAACGCGTCCGCGCAACCAGGGCGCGAGCCTCACTGCGTGGGAACTCCTCCACCACGGCGTGCCGCACACCGTCATCCCCGACAACGCCGGCGGACATCTTATGCAACATGGCCATGTCGACCTCGTCATCGTCGGCACCGACCGCACCACCGCCACCGGCGACGTCTGCAACAAGATCGGCACCTACCTGAAAGCCCTCGCCGCGCACGACAACGGCGTGCCGTTCTACGTCGCCGCGCCCTCGCCGAGCATCGACTGGACGCTCCGCGACGGTCTCCGCGAAATTCCCATCGAGGAACGCTCCGCGCGCGAGGTCACACACCTCGCCGGCCGCCTGCCCGATGGCTCCGTCGCCACCGTCGCGCTCACGCCCGACGGCAGTCCCGCCGCCAATCCCGCCTTCGACGTCACGCCCGCCCGCCTCGTCACCGGCCTCATCACCGAGCGCGGCGTCTGCGCGGCCAGCGCAGCCGGCTTACGCGGTCTGTTTCCCGACCGCTGAGCGACTCAACTCCCGGACGGCGCACGGCGCGCCGCCCGGAGAGGACCATCAGTGCACGGCCGCCACCGCCGCCGCGCGGATGAGAGCGATGCGCTCGACCTTGCGTCGCGCGACGCGTGGCGCGACGACGGGCCGCACCGGCTCCTCGGCGACAAACACGAGGAACGCCCCGCAGTGTTCGCAAAGGTGGAGCTCGTCGCTCGTCGCGGCCTGGCGGATCCAGGCGGCGAGTTTCAAGTGGCATCCGCCGCAGATGCCGCGACGGACTTCGGCGAACGGCTTCGTGCCGTTCACGACGAGCCGGTTGTAGTGCGCCAGCACCGGCGGCGGCAGCGCCGCGCGCAATTCGGCCGCGCGAGCCTCGCGTTCCGGCGACAGATCGCCGGCCGCGGTTTCGAGGGAGCGAAGCTCCTGGAGAAGAGGGAGGGAAGCATTCATGGGAGGGAAAAAGAAAAGGCGGCCCGGCATGCGGGCCGCCGGCGCGGGATCGGTTCAGAGGACGGGCGTGCGTTTGGTGGCGCGTTGTTTCTTGGCGGGACGCTGCACCGGTTTCGGCGCGGAAAAGGCGACCGGAGCGGCCGGCGCAGGAGCGGGAACCGGAGCGGCCGCCGCGATCGGCGTCACGGCGACGACGACTGGCGCGTTGGTCGGCTGAGCAACGACGGGCGCATTGGCACCCGCGGTGGGAGTGAGTTCGGAATTCATGGGAAGCTTTCGGTTGGCGTGCCCGACGCGGGCACGACTCCTCCTTCGCAATGCCCGTGCCGCCTCGTTGCGGCCGCGCGTTAGCGGGCGCACGCGAACCACTTGCCGCGCGAATCGCCCGCCGCTCCCGCCGCGCCTGGGCGTTTTCCCCGCCGCCGCGCGGCGCAATCCTTGCACCTCGCCGCCGCGCGCGGTGCAAATTTCAGACCGCCTTCGGCCCGAGCAGTCCGTAGCGCTTCAACTTGTATTGCAGCGCGCGCCGACTGATGCCGAGCAACCGCGCCGCCTCTGCGCGGTTCGCCGTGGCGTGCTTGATCGTCTGCGCGATGAGCAGTTTTTCCGCCTCCTCGATCGTCATGCCGGCGCGGATTTCCACGCTGGCACCCGCGTTCTCCTGCGCGCGGATTTCGTCGGGCAACTCGTCGACGCCGATCACCGGACCGCTCGAGGTCACCACGATGCGCTCGGCGACGTTGCGCAGCTGTCGGATGTTGCCCGGCCACGGGAAACGCTGGCACAGCCGCATCGCCTCCGGCGCGAGCCGCTTCGCACGCCGCCGGTGTTTCGCGCAGAAGCGCACCACGAACGCCTCGATCAACAGCGGAATGTCCTCCGCACGCTCGCGCAGCGCCGGCACCGCGATCGGAATCACGTGCAGCCGATAATAGAGATCCTCGCGAAATTTTCCCGCCGCCACCGCCTCGAGCAGACTCTTGTTCGTCGCCGCCACCACGCGCACGTCGACACGCACCAGCTCCGTGCCGCCGACCATGCGAAACGCTCCGTCCTCGAGCACGCGCAGCAGGTCGCCCTGCCCTTTCGGCGACAGGTCGCCGATCTCGTCGAGGAAAAGCGTGCCGCCGTCCGCGAGCTGGAAGCGCCCGAGCTTGTCCGCCCGCGCGTCGGTGAACGCGCCTTTGCGATAACCGAACAACTCCGCCTCGACCAGCTGCTCGGGCAACGCCGCGCAGTTGACGAAGATGAAGGGCCGCGCCGCGCGCACACTGCGTTCGTGAATGAGCCGCGCCACGAGCTCCTTGCCCGTGCCGCTCTCGCCCTCGATCAGCACCGTCACGTCGCTCCGCGCGATCTCCTCCGCCGCGCGCCGCAAGCGGCGCATCACTTCGCTCTCGCCGATGAGCTGCCCGCCCGCGGCGCCCGTCTCCGGCGCCGTCACGCTCGCCCCATCGATTTCCTC
This window of the Candidatus Didemnitutus sp. genome carries:
- the sufT gene encoding putative Fe-S cluster assembly protein SufT, with amino-acid sequence MTNRERTLSRDVVAHQIPSGDKQTLAAGETVLIHQVLGGSYTVQTGFGLFRINGSDADALGEEVKASNIAAAATADGAPESEAIWQQLRQVYDPEIPVNIVDLGLIYSMEVSKQDDGGHRVDVQMTLTAPGCGMGPVIAEDAKSKILLVPGVSAADVRITWEPPWNQSMISEEGKMKLGLI
- the mtnA gene encoding S-methyl-5-thioribose-1-phosphate isomerase — protein: MNVAGRPFRTIWPAADGVSVEIIDQTQLPHAFAIARLASLEDTAHAIRAMLVRGAPLIGATAAWGLWLALRADASDAALAHAHATLLATRPTAVNLRWALDRGRAHLAPLSASARADAARRLAIEICDEDVALNRGIATAGLPLIRTVAARKSAGQPVNILTHCNAGWLAAVDVGLATAPIYAAHDAAIPVHVWVDETRPRNQGASLTAWELLHHGVPHTVIPDNAGGHLMQHGHVDLVIVGTDRTTATGDVCNKIGTYLKALAAHDNGVPFYVAAPSPSIDWTLRDGLREIPIEERSAREVTHLAGRLPDGSVATVALTPDGSPAANPAFDVTPARLVTGLITERGVCAASAAGLRGLFPDR
- a CDS encoding sigma-54-dependent Fis family transcriptional regulator; protein product: MRFGAILAGPGFSRRGLRSSGVSVRRRRLWSVAHAGDECGSPGKKGRRAHGARSAPRWTRGGLAEIPARAHSRVMAEEIDGASVTAPETGAAGGQLIGESEVMRRLRRAAEEIARSDVTVLIEGESGTGKELVARLIHERSVRAARPFIFVNCAALPEQLVEAELFGYRKGAFTDARADKLGRFQLADGGTLFLDEIGDLSPKGQGDLLRVLEDGAFRMVGGTELVRVDVRVVAATNKSLLEAVAAGKFREDLYYRLHVIPIAVPALRERAEDIPLLIEAFVVRFCAKHRRRAKRLAPEAMRLCQRFPWPGNIRQLRNVAERIVVTSSGPVIGVDELPDEIRAQENAGASVEIRAGMTIEEAEKLLIAQTIKHATANRAEAARLLGISRRALQYKLKRYGLLGPKAV